The following proteins are encoded in a genomic region of Magallana gigas chromosome 1, xbMagGiga1.1, whole genome shotgun sequence:
- the LOC136269449 gene encoding uncharacterized protein, with translation MSTSAEQITPDSTEGTQVTPDPTEDARESQTTDGKRQYVTQDEEEYQEEYYQDEDSFADILAKKRADVSRTKARMAYTARELELRKQRVELDAAMEMLHLEREAAEAEADCQAFESTMIQMSPMKRRTSSLGEVSNFKPGQDQSTPRQPSASPGLLTGTSDPTQLDPDAQPYVPAAQPLVPDTQPSMPVAQPYVPTAQPYVRAAQPYVPTAQPHVPAAQPYVPAAQPHMPAAQPHVPAAQPYVPAAQPHVPAAQPHVPAAQPHVPAAQPHVPAAQPHVPAAQPSMPAAQPSVPAAQPHVPDAQPHVPAAHPHVPTAHPHVPVAQPYVAASHPLSPLVTDQGQQVTDVTRFLLRKDLLFSRLTHFDDRPESYSAWKHSFVCVVNELQVLDSEQMDLLIKYLGPESKKHATSMRTSNIFDISRGLRRLWERLDERYGAPEHVEASVRAKLLSFPKLGNRDHQKLYDLSDILMEMKFLKEDPKYSAMLAYLDSSSGIRPIISKLPYGLQEKWTNRAMKYKLEHQTVFPPFGVFVDFMKEMSRVKNDPSFAYHTDANHNEKQPMNVPRGRVNTKKTTVYQPTGSGNLNEPKLDVCIIHTGPGVKHSVNNCRVFKAKPIEERMKLLREHRLCFRCCSASHRKQDCKEAIMCKECGSEFHTTSLHVDSSPAPTTGRASSVHGGEEAPRRQQVTKEQHVTTINSNCTEVGKEFKGKSCARIVPATVTYDGRAVSLYAMLDDQSNKTLAKKELFDLLNINTETIPYLMTSCSGQVTTFGRTASGLYIESARGETRLPLPCTLECDEIPNNYQEIPTPDVALQHKHMRDIAGDILPIDASRKILLLIGRDLPQVHHVLEQRIGRDHEPFAQRSPLGWTIIGDTCLSGQHRPRAANVYKTFITDSGRGTILEPCAQYLSVREKLPTRDVTNRLRVSDTSSDEHLFRRTPDDNKVGSSVEDRMFMDIMNKELLIGEDGKWVAPLPFRQPRLRLPNNYEVALRRARALDASLKRDPVKKEHFATFMTKLFDNDHAEKAPTSKSTQEQWFLPLFGVYHPQKPHQIRGVFDSSAKFKGTSLNDQLLSGPNLTNSLLGVLLRFRKEMIAVVADVQHMFHCFTVREEHRDFLSFLWYKDNEIGTELTEFRMKVHVFGNSPSPAIATLGLRKISELSEESHGPDVKEFIKRNFYVDDGLTSCSTSQEAVDLMCRTQDALKQYGNLRLHKFASNSADVMKAFEPRDLAQDIYDLNLDEDQLVQRSLGMRWNLSSDMFEFRISTDDKPTTRRGVLSTVNSLFDPLGFLSPVIISGKLILRDVVTCTSDWDEPLPDHILASWEEWSSSLKELEKIHIPRTTVVHLSKAVRKELWTYADASEKAIAAVSYMKVYYEDGSAMTGFLLGKSKVAPVSGHTIPRLELCAAVLAIEISQIVMDHMDIMFDSVKYFSDSRVVLGYIHNDKRRFFIYVSNRVEKIRSLSEPSQWNFVPTHLNPADEGTRGVVPKDIGECAWLRGTTHLQRIDDETKAEGFPLQEPLSDREVRPVCLKTECEPMLGTQRYERFSSWDRLVEGIALLQRFIISRKGGKSQILPKSIDYSQRAENYIIKTVQREVYCEEIYCLRSKQPLPKNSSILALSPFLDDDGIVRVGGRLRHLNDATVCKNPILIPGKHHIATLLVRKYHQLVQHQGRHFTEGKVRSCGFWVTGCKRLVSSLIHKCVTCRRQRGSFATQKMSDLPTDRILPGEPPFTSVGVDIFGPWDVVTRRTRGVPANGKRWAALFTCLVTRAVHVEVVEEMSASSFINALKRFTAIRGQAKEYRSDRGTNFVGATDPLQIDAINVEDRQVKDFLHSRGTTWIFNPPHASHMGGAWERMIGLTRRILDNMLKDHSAQGLTHEVLTTFLAEASAIINSRPLTAVSSDPDSPFVLTPSILLTQKTDVPTEAVCDTTAKDLFKVQWKRVQHLAKMFWDKWKKEYLHTLQARKKWHHGQRNISVGDIVLLKDVETHRNNWPLGRITATFPGKDNLVRKVEVRVSKDGKTTSYVRPVTELILLLEN, from the coding sequence ATGTCTACCTCAGCAGAGCAGATCACTCCCGACTCAACAGAGGGCACCCAGGTCACTCCTGACCCTACAGAGGATGCCCGGGAATCACAGACGACTGATGGCAAGAGGCAGTACGTCACACAAGATGAAGAGGAGTATCAGGAAGAGTACTATCAGGATGAGGACTCCTTTGCCGACATCTTAGCGAAGAAGAGGGCTGATGTAAGCCGAACAAAGGCTAGGATGGCATACACCGCCAGAGAATTGGAGCTCAGGAAACAACGAGTGGAACTCGATGCTGCAATGGAAATGCTACATCTCGAGAGAGAGGCTGCAGAAGCTGAAGCTGATTGTCAAGCCTTTGAATCGACCATGATACAGATGTCACCTATGAAGAGACGAACGAGTTCCTTAGGCGAAGTCAGCAACTTTAAACCAGGACAGGATCAATCCACTCCACGTCAACCTTCTGCATCGCCAGGACTACTGACCGGTACTTCCGATCCGACTCAACTTGACCCGGATGCACAACCCTATGTACCTGCAGCACAGCCTTTGGTTCCTGACACACAGCCGTCCATGCCTGTCGCACAACCGTACGTGCCTACTGCACAGCCTTATGTGCGTGCCGCACAGCCGTACGTGCCTACTGCACAGCCTCATGTGCCTGCCGCACAGCCTTACGTGCCTGCTGCACAACCTCACATGCCTGCCGCACAACCTCACGTGCCTGCCGCACAACCTTACGTGCCTGCCGCACAACCTCACGTGCCTGCCGCACAGCCTCACGTGCCTGCCGCACAGCCTCACGTGCCTGCCGCACAACCTCACGTGCCTGCCGCACAACCTCACGTGCCTGCCGCACAGCCATCCATGCCTGCCGCGCAGCCATCCGTTCCTGCCGCACAGCCTCATGTGCCTGACGCACAGCCTCATGTGCCTGCCGCACACCCTCACGTGCCTACCGCACACCCTCACGTGCCTGTCGCACAACCGTATGTGGCTGCCTCACACCCCTTATCACCACTTGTGACTGATCAGGGACAACAAGTAACTGATGTTACCCGATTCCTCCTGAGGAAGGACTTGCTATTCTCCAGACTTACTCACTTTGACGATAGACCAGAATCATACAGTGCCTGGAAACACAGCTTTGTGTGTGTAGTGAATGAGCTTCAAGTCTTGGACTCCGAGCAGATGGACCTTCTTATCAAGTACTTAGGTCCGGAATCTAAGAAGCACGCAACAAGCATGAGGACATCCAACATCTTCGACATCTCAAGAGGACTAAGAAGACTTTGGGAAAGGTTGGATGAGCGCTATGGTGCACCAGAACATGTGGAAGCATCCGTAAGAGCCAAACTGTTGAGTTTCCCAAAGCTTGGCAACAGAGATCATCAAAAACTTTACGATCTGTCAGACATTCTTATGGAGATGAAGTTTTTGAAGGAGGATCCGAAGTACAGTGCAATGTTGGCCTATCTAGACTCATCCTCAGGGATTAGACCCATCATTTCAAAACTTCCGTATGGCCTGCAGGAGAAATGGACCAACAGAGCCATGAAGTACAAGCTTGAACATCAGACTGTGTTTCCACCCTTTGGTGTGTTTGTTGACTTCATGAAGGAGATGAGCAGAGTGAAAAACGACCCAAGTTTTGCGTATCACACTGACGCTAACCACAACGAAAAGCAGCCTATGAACGTTCCAAGGGGAAGAGTGAACACGAAGAAAACCACAGTGTATCAACCAACAGGATCCGGAAATCTGAACGAGCCGAAGCTTGATGTGTGTATAATTCACACCGGTCCGGGTGTTAAACACAGTGTCAATAACTGTCGAGTGTTTAAGGCCAAGCCTATTGAAGAACGTATGAAGTTGCTCCGTGAACACAGACTCTGTTTTCGGTGTTGTTCCGCAAGTCATAGGAAACAAGACTGTAAAGAGGCCATCATGTGCAAGGAATGCGGAAGTGAGTTCCACACTACGTCTCTCCATGTTGATTCGTCACCAGCTCCTACCACTGGAAGGGCCTCATCAGTTCATGGCGGGGAGGAGGCTCCTAGGCGTCAGCAAGTAACAAAAGAACAGCACGTCACAACCATAAACAGCAACTGCACAGAAGTAGGGAAGGAATTTAAGGGAAAATCTTGTGCAAGAATTGTTCCCGCGACTGTCACCTATGATGGAAGAGCTGTCTCTCTGTATGCTATGCTTGACGACCAGAGTAACAAGACCTTGGCTAAGAAGGAATTGTTTGACTTGCTGAACATCAATACAGAGACAATACCTTACCTGATGACGTCATGTTCTGGACAAGTGACAACCTTCGGGAGAACTGCCTCAGGACTCTATATTGAATCAGCCAGGGGTGAGACCAGACTACCCTTGCCGTGCACGTTAGAGTGTGATGAAATACCGAACAACTACCAAGAGATCCCTACACCTGACGTTGCTCTTCAGCACAAGCACATGCGGGATATAGCCGGCGACATCCTACCCATTGACGCTTCAAGAAAAATTCTGTTGCTGATAGGAAGAGACCTTCCTCAAGTCCACCATGTTCTTGAGCAGCGCATAGGACGTGACCACGAACCATTTGCACAGAGGTCACCCCTTGGTTGGACGATCATCGGCGACACATGCTTGTCTGGACAACACAGACCAAGAGCTGCGAATGTGTACAAGACCTTCATCACGGACAGCGGACGTGGAACTATTCTTGAACCATGTGCCCAGTACTTATCCGTGAGAGAGAAGCTTCCAACCAGAGATGTGACAAACAGATTACGGGTATCTGACACTTCATCTGATGAACACTTATTCAGACGCACACCAGATGATAACAAAGTGGGATCATCAGTGGAAGATAGGATGTTTATGGACATCATGAACAAAGAACTATTGATAGGTGAGGATGGAAAGTGGGTAGCTCCCCTACCCTTCCGCCAACCAAGATTACGACTACCAAACAACTATGAGGTTGCATTGAGACGTGCACGAGCCTTGGACGCAAGTCTCAAGAGGGATCCAGTAAAGAAGGAACACTTTGCGACCTTTATGACAAAGCTGTTCGACAACGATCATGCTGAGAAAGCACCCACTTCCAAGTCAACGCAGGAGCAGTGGTTTCTTCCTCTCTTCGGGGTCTACCACCCTCAGAAACCTCACCAGATCCGGGGCGTATTTGATTCCTCTGCGAAGTTCAAGGGAACCTCTTTGAACGACCAACTGCTGTCTGGCCCGAACCTCACCAACAGCTTGCTTGGAGTGTTGCTTCGTTTCAGGAAGGAGATGATTGCTGTCGTAGCAGACGTGCAGCACATGTTTCACTGCTTCACCGTCAGAGAAGAGCACAGAGACTTTCTCAGCTTCCTTTGGTACAAGGACAACGAGATCGGAACGGAACTAACAGAATTCCGAATGAAGGTCCACGTTTTTGGTAATAGTCCTTCTCCGGCCATAGCGACACTGGGCCTCAGGAAGATCTCAGAACTGTCTGAGGAAAGCCATGGACCTGATGTCAAGGAGTTCATCAAGAGGAACTTCTACGTTGATGATGGTCTGACATCATGCTCAACAAGCCAAGAAGCAGTAGACCTGATGTGCAGAACCCAGGACGCATTGAAGCAATACGGGAACCTAAGGCTCCACAAGTTCGCATCAAACAGCGCGGATGTCATGAAGGCGTTTGAGCCACGAGACTTAGCACAGGACATCTACGACCTGAACCTTGATGAGGACCAGCTCGTGCAACGGAGTCTTGGTATGCGATGGAACTTGTCGAGTGATATGTTCGAGTTCCGCATCTCTACTGATGACAAGCCCACAACACGCAGAGGTGTACTGTCGACAGTGAACAGCCTCTTCGATCCATTAGGCTTTCTCTCACCTGTTATCATCAGCGGGAAACTCATTCTTAGAGACGTAGTGACCTGTACCTCAGACTGGGATGAGCCGCTGCCGGACCATATTCTGGCGAGCTGGGAAGAGTGGAGTTCATCTCTGAAGGAGTTGGAGAAGATCCACATACCCAGAACAACCGTGGTACATCTTAGCAAGGCAGTAAGAAAGGAACTGTGGACATATGCGGACGCGTCAGAGAAAGCCATAGCTGCCGTTTCTTACATGAAGGTGTACTACGAAGATGGCTCTGCGATGACTGGATTTCTACTAGGGAAGTCTAAAGTGGCACCAGTATCAGGCCATACCATACCCCGTTTAGAGCTTTGTGCAGCTGTTCTAGCCATTGAGATATCGCAGATAGTCATGGATCACATGGACATAATGTTCGACTCGGTGAAGTATTTTTCCGACAGTCGTGTGGTATTGGGGTATATCCACAATGATAAGAGACGATTTTTTATTTACGTCTCCAACAGGGTCGAGAAAATCAGAAGCCTTAGTGAGCCGTCGCAGTGGAACTTTGTGCCGACACACCTCAACCCTGCTGACGAGGGCACTAGAGGCGTAGTTCCTAAGGACATTGGAGAGTGTGCTTGGCTTAGAGGAACTACTCACCTGCAGCGCATTGACGACGAAACCAAGGCAGAAGGGTTTCCCCTACAGGAACCTCTGTCAGACAGAGAAGTCAGACCTGTATGTTTGAAGACTGAGTGTGAACCTATGCTTGGAACTCAGAGATATGAGAGATTTTCCAGCTGGGACAGATTGGTCGAGGGTATCGCCCTGCTCCAGCGATTCATCATAAGCAGAAAGGGAGGTAAATCACAGATTTTACCGAAGTCCATAGACTACTCTCAAAGAGCAGAAAACTACATTATCAAGACAGTGCAAAGAGAAGTCTATTGTGAGGAGATTTACTGTCTGAGGTCCAAACAACCATTGCCGAAGAATAGCAGCATTCTTGCATTGAGTCCGTTCCTCGACGACGATGGTATTGTTAGAGTTGGTGGACGCTTAAGACATCTCAACGATGCGACTGTCTGCAAGAACCCTATACTGATACCGGGGAAGCATCACATTGCGACCTTACTTGTACGCAAGTACCATCAACTGGTGCAACACCAAGGGCGCCACTTTACGGAGGGAAAGGTCAGGTCCTGTGGGTTCTGGGTCACCGGCTGCAAGCGCCTTGTTTCGTCCCTCATTCACAAGTGTGTTACTTGTCGGCGACAACGTGGGAGCTTCGCAACCCAGAAGATGTCTGACTTGCCTACAGACCGCATACTGCCAGGAGAGCCACCGTTCACTTCGGTGGGAGTAGATATCTTTGGGCCCTGGGACGTCGTGACTCGTCGCACTCGGGGAGTTCCAGCCAACGGCAAACGATGGGCAGCACTGTTCACATGTCTGGTGACACGCGCAGTCCATGTCGAGGTAGTAGAGGAGATGTCCGCATCATCCTTCATCAACGCCCTGAAGCGCTTTACAGCCATACGAGGACAGGCAAAGGAGTACCGTTCCGACAGAGGAACCAACTTTGTTGGCGCTACCGACCCTCTACAGATCGACGCAATCAACGTGGAAGATCGTCAGGTCAAGGATTTCCTGCACTCTCGGGGGACAACCTGGATTTTCAACCCGCCCCATGCATCCCATATGGGTGGAGCTTGGGAGCGCATGATAGGGTTGACACGGCGCATATTGGACAACATGTTGAAGGATCATTCAGCACAGGGTCTTACGCACGAGGTACTTACCACCTTTCTGGCCGAGGCAAGTGCGATCATAAATTCTCGCCCACTTACCGCCGTTTCGTCAGATCCAGACTCGCCTTTTGTCCTTACCCCAAGCATTTTGCTTACTCAGAAGACGGATGTACCGACCGAAGCTGTATGCGACACAACTGCTAAGGACCTCTTCAAGGTACAGTGGAAGAGAGTACAGCACCTCGCCAAGATGTTCTGGGACAAATGGAAGAAGGAATACCTGCATACCTTGCAAGCGCGTAAGAAGTGGCATCATGGTCAACGTAACATTAGTGTTGGTGACATAGTGTTGTTAAAGGATGTCGAAACCCATCGCAACAACTGGCCGCTTGGACGCATTACTGCAACGTTTCCTGGCAAGGACAACTTGGTTCGCAAGGTTGAAGTACGTGTCAGCAAGGACGGCAAGACCACCTCTTACGTCAGACCAGTGACGGAACTCATTTTATTATTGGAGAACTGA
- the LOC105323445 gene encoding probable serine/threonine-protein kinase fhkB, with the protein MINRKCQASLHGPLPPVLLIIILIKRLIIYCIQDPAQQQQPVQQQQQQPAQQQQQPAQQQQQPAQQQQQPAQQQQQPAQQQQQPAQQQQQPTQQQQQPAQQQQPTQQQQQPTQ; encoded by the exons ATGATCAACCGGAAGTGTCAG GCTTCTTTGCATGGGCCGCTGCCACCGGTGCTATTGATCATCATCCTCATAAAACGACTGATTATCTACTGCATACAAGATCCAGCCCAGCAACAACAGCCGGTccagcagcaacaacaacaaccggCCCAGCAGCAGCAACAACCGGCCCAGCAGCAACAACAACCAGCCCAGCAGCAACAACAACCGGCCCAGCAGCAACAACAACCGGCCCAGCAGCAACAACAACCGGCCCAGCAGCAACAACAACCGACCCAGCAGCAACAACAACCGGCCCAGCAGCAACAACCGACCCAGCAGCAACAACAACCGACCCAG